A region from the Podarcis raffonei isolate rPodRaf1 chromosome 11, rPodRaf1.pri, whole genome shotgun sequence genome encodes:
- the MCCC2 gene encoding methylcrotonoyl-CoA carboxylase beta chain, mitochondrial — translation MLPGLKCRVCTLFRCPRAAAAALRRAYHGDKVATVGSQPDVASPVYQENYERMKALVTELQQQSEKIRFGGGEKARKLHTSRGKLLPRERIDRLIDPGSPFLEFSQFAGYQLYGDEEVPAGGIITGIGRVSGVECLIIANDATVKGGTYYPITVKKHLRAQEIAMQNNLPCLYLVDSGGANLPRQAEVFPDRDHFGRIFYNQARMSSQRIPQIAVVMGSCTAGGAYVPAMADESIIVGKQGTIFLGGPPLVKAATGEEVSAEDLGGADLHCRKSGVTDHYALDDNHALHLARKVVRSLNYQKKVEVTIEPSEEPLFPSDELYGIVGEQLKRNFDVREVIARLVDGSKFDEFKALYGDTLITGFARIFGYPVGIIGNNGVLFSESAKKGTHFIQLCCQRNIPIVFLQNITGFMVGKDYEAGGIAKDGAKMVTAVACANVPKITVLIGGSYGAGNYGMCGRAYSPRFLFMWPNARISVMGGEQAAMVLATIAKDRKAREGKQLTEEEEKTLKEPIIRRFEEEGSPYYSSARLWDDGIIDPADTRLVLGLSLSAALNAPTQKTEFGVFRM, via the exons GAAAACTATGAACGGATGAAGGCATTAGTAACAGAACTCCAACAGCAATCTGAAAAAATCAGGTTTG GTGGTGGAGAGAAGGCACGGAAGCTTCACACATCAAGAGGAAAATTGTTACCTAGAGAAAGAATTGACAGACTCATAGATCCTGG GTCTCCGTTCCTGGAGTTCTCCCAGTTTGCAGGTTACCAGCTGTATGGCGATGAAGAGGTACCAGCAGGTGGCATCATTACAGGCATTGGACGGGTGTCAGG AGTGGAGTGCTTGATTATTGCAAATGATGCAACTGTCAAAGGTGGAACATACTATCCAATCACTGTAAAGAAGCACCTGCGTGCTCAAGAAATCGCAATGCAGAATAATCTCCCTTGTCTATATTTAG TTGACTCTGGAGGTGCAAACTTACCACGCCAGGCAGAAGTGTTTCCCGATCGTGATCATTTTGGTAGAATTTTCTATAACCAAGCACGCATGTCTTCACAAAGAATTCCACAG ATAGCCGTGGTTATGGGTTCATGTACAGCAGGAGGAGCCTATGTCCCTGCAATGGCTGATGAAAGTATAATAGTTGGCAAGCAAGggactatttttttgggaggTCCTCCATTG GTTAAAGCAGCGACAGGGGAGGAGGTATCAGCAGAAGATCTTGGTGGTGCTGATCTTCACTGCAG AAAATCTGGTGTAACTGATCACTATGCTTTGGATGATAACCATGCACTCCATTTAGCAAGGAAAGTGGTGAGAAGTTTGAATTACCAGAAGAAAGTAGAA GTGACAATAGAACCATCGGAAGAACCTTTGTTTCCTTCTGATGAACTTTATGGGATAGTTGGAGAGCAGCTTAAAAGAAATTTTGATGTTAGAGAG GTCATTGCTAGACTTGTGGATGGAAGTAAATTCGATGAATTTAAAGCCTTATATGGGGATACCTTAATCACAG GATTTGCTCGGATATTTGGTTATCCGGTAGGAATAATTGGAAACAATGGTGTCCTTTTTTCAGAATCTGCAAAGAAG GGCACCCATTTTATTCAGCTTTGTTGTCAGAGAAATATTCCCATTGTATTTCTGCAAAACATCACAG GTTTCATGGTTGGTAAGGATTATGAAGCTGGTGGAATAGCAAAAGATGGAGCCAAGATGGTAACTGCTGTAGCATGTGCCAATGTGCCTAAAATAACAGTACTAATTGGAGGTTCCTATGGTGCTGGAAATTATGGGATGTGTGGAAGAGCATATAG TCCCAGATTCCTTTTTATGTGGCCAAATGCTCGGATCTCAGTTATGGGAGGAGAGCAAGCTGCAATGGTTTTGGCTACAATAGCCAAGGACCGaaaagcaagggaagggaagcag CTaactgaagaggaggagaaaactctCAAAGAGCCAATTATCCGGAGGTTTGAAGAGGAAGGCAGTCCCTACTACTCTAGTGCACG TCTGTGGGATGATGGAATTATTGACCCGGCTGACACAAGACTGGTTTTGGGTCTCAGCCTGAGTGCTGCACTCAATGCGCCCACCCAGAAGACAGAGTTTGGAGTTTTCCGAATGTGA